From the genome of Oscillospiraceae bacterium:
GGCAGGCCCACTGTGACAAAGAGCGGCCATCATATTGAGCTGTGCGCTAATATCGGCAACCCCAAAGATATGTCTGCTGTGCTGGAAAACGATGCAGAGGGCATAGGCCTGTTCCGCAGCGAATTCCTGTATTTGGAAAGCAGCGACTACCCTACAGAAGAACAGCAGTTCGCAGCATACAAAACTGTCGCTGAAAAGATGAAAGGCAAACGCGTCGTTATTCGTACTTTGGACATCGGCGCGGATAAACAGGCAGCCTATTTCAATCTGCCAAAAGAGGAAAACCCAGCCATGGGCATGCGCGCTATCCGCATCTGTCTGACTCGGCCTGAAATCTTTAAAACACAGCTGCGTGCGCTGTACCGTGCCTCTGCTTACGGAAAAATTGCCATCATGTTCCCGATGATCACTTCTGTAGAGGAAGTACAGCAGTGCAAGCAGATTGCTGCGCAGGTGCGGGAAGAGCTGACTAGTGAGGGGGTTCCGTTTTCATCTTCAGTGGAGCTTGGTATTATGGTGGAAACGCCGGCCGCCGCAATTATCAGCGATGACCTTGCCAAAGAAGTGGATTTCTTCAGCGTTGGTACCAACGATCTGACGCAGTATACGCTGGCCTGTGACCGCCAGAATCTGGAGATTTCCCGTTTTTGCAACACCCATCATAAGGCAATCCTGCGCCTGATTCGCACTGCCGCAGAGAATGCGCATAAAGCGGGCATTTGGATTGGCATTTGCGGTGAACTTGGTGCAGATGAAACGCTGACCCAGACTTTTGTAGATATGGGTATAGACGAACTTTCTGTTACACCGGCCTCTATTTTAGGCCTGCGCGCGGCTATTTCAGAGATTGAGTGAAGAAGTAGAAGCGCTGTATAAATACACAAGCGGCGGCTTTGCGGCACAGGGCGTTTTCAGACCTGCGGCAAAGCCGCATTTTATAGACATTTCAGGGCTTGTACGAAACAGAAGAAGCTTTTTCTGCTGCTTTTTCTAAAATTTGTTTCAGCCAAAACAACTATGATTGTTTACTCTATCATAAATTACTTGGTAAAACAAGAGAGAAAGTATTAACACTTTTATAAATATACATTAATAATCAAAAAAGAAAGGCATTTTCGCTTCCCCAAATGAGGAAAGCGGAAATGCCTTTAAATGTTTGTAAATAATCAGGA
Proteins encoded in this window:
- the ptsP gene encoding phosphoenolpyruvate--protein phosphotransferase, translating into MTVLKGEGVSKGVVFGKIRFFRRVAAHVEKRLVTDVQAEVKRFEDARAAAVAQLANLYVKTRDELGEENSLLFQIHQMMLEDVDYGDSILNKIKNDKVCAEYAVSETSKEFAEMFSQMEDEYMRGRAADVKDVSARVIAILTGQQTEEDGGSEPCVLAADELAPSETAQLDKSKVLAFVTSGGSYNSHTAIFARTMGIPAVIGLKDQLTKEINGKEVIVDGSTGCIYLDADEATRKEMNDKHQQEEARKRLLSLYRGRPTVTKSGHHIELCANIGNPKDMSAVLENDAEGIGLFRSEFLYLESSDYPTEEQQFAAYKTVAEKMKGKRVVIRTLDIGADKQAAYFNLPKEENPAMGMRAIRICLTRPEIFKTQLRALYRASAYGKIAIMFPMITSVEEVQQCKQIAAQVREELTSEGVPFSSSVELGIMVETPAAAIISDDLAKEVDFFSVGTNDLTQYTLACDRQNLEISRFCNTHHKAILRLIRTAAENAHKAGIWIGICGELGADETLTQTFVDMGIDELSVTPASILGLRAAISEIE